From a single Intestinibaculum porci genomic region:
- a CDS encoding Y-family DNA polymerase, with the protein MDQRSYICIDLKSFYASVECMQRDLDPMQAYLVVADESRTDKTICLAVSPALKAYGVPGRPRLFEVKQKLRHLAREGIFIDLVIAPPQMRKYIEISSQIYGIYLKYIAKEDIHVYSIDEVFIDATSYLKMYHMSAHALAQKMIQDVYTTTGITATARGFYS; encoded by the coding sequence ATGGATCAGCGATCATATATTTGTATTGATTTAAAGAGTTTTTATGCATCGGTTGAGTGTATGCAAAGGGATTTGGATCCGATGCAGGCTTATTTGGTTGTAGCGGATGAATCACGCACGGATAAAACAATCTGTTTAGCGGTGTCACCCGCTTTAAAGGCTTATGGCGTACCTGGCCGACCAAGACTTTTTGAGGTCAAACAGAAATTGCGTCATCTTGCCAGAGAAGGGATATTTATTGATTTGGTTATTGCTCCGCCGCAGATGCGTAAGTATATTGAGATCTCTAGTCAGATTTATGGGATTTATCTGAAATACATTGCTAAGGAAGATATTCATGTTTATTCCATTGATGAGGTCTTTATTGATGCTACGAGTTATTTAAAAATGTATCATATGTCAGCTCATGCTTTAGCGCAAAAGATGATTCAGGATGTTTATACAACAACGGGGATCACGGCTACGGCCCGGGGATTTTACAGTTAG